From Salvelinus sp. IW2-2015 linkage group LG33, ASM291031v2, whole genome shotgun sequence, one genomic window encodes:
- the LOC111958020 gene encoding translation initiation factor IF-2, producing the protein MGVHLIPPATPGVAKLLVISAVSAYNLFCAELLKGKVTTRRGEGRPGPSAAPVPPRSGMGHSGPPVPPRKSEVQPGPSGTPLPSRHGEGQSGSSEPPVPLRRGEEQTGLSGPPGPPRPLVASSPDQPTFVFFSGYPALETFLVGPLLFTPLKTKILYISSSSLLVQLVVHYTCHSYKKP; encoded by the exons ATGGGTGTTCACTTAATACCTCCTGCAACACCCGGCGTCGCAAAGCTGCTGGTTATAAGCGCGGTGTCTGCCTATAACTTGTTTTGCGCAGAGCTGCTGAAGGGGAAAG TCACCACCAGACGTGGCGAGGGTCGGCCGGGCCCCAGTGCAGCTCCAGTCCCCCCAAGAAGTGGCATGGGCCACAGTGGACCTCCAGTCCCCCCAAGAAAAAGCGAGGTCCAGCCTGGCCCCAGTGGAACTCCACTCCCATCCAGACATGGCGAGGGCCAGTCGGGCTCCAGTGAACCTCCAGTGCCCCTCAGACGTGGTGAGGAACAGACTGGCCTCAGCGGACCTCCGGGGCCCCCCAGACCCCTTGTTGCATCCTCACCTGATCAGCCG ACCTTTGTGTTTTTTTCTGGGTATCCTGCCTTGGAGACTTTTCTGGTGGGTCCACTTCTCTTCACTCCACTGAAAACCAAAATTCTATATATTTCCTCATCATCCTTGCTGGTTCAGCTAGTAGTCCACTACACCTGTCACTCGTATAAAAAACCCTGA